The following proteins are encoded in a genomic region of Bradyrhizobium sp. SK17:
- a CDS encoding FMN-binding glutamate synthase family protein: MDTMLLPFSPRFIVLTICAVVTALLLLVGIFDHKVFKIVLIPLVIFGALTLLGIRDLTQKSHAVLRNYPISAHVRFLLEEIRPEMRQYFFESEKDGMPFSRDTRAVVYQRAKMVLDKRPFGTQEDVYREGYEWMHHSVAPKPKADEKFRITIGGPDCTRPYSASVFNISAMSFGALSPNAVRALNAGAKKGGFAHDTGEGGVSPYHREMGGDIIWEIGSGYFGCRNRDGTFNPDEFARVSSDDQIKMVELKISQGAKPGHGGVLPAAKVSEEISKIRGVPLGEDCISPAYHKAFSTPIQMMEFVANMRKLSGGKPAGFKMCIGHPWEFLAICKAMKESGLYPDFIVVDGNEGGTGAAPLEFMDHLGMPMREGVNFVHNALVGIGARDRIKIGASGKIATAFDMARAMAIGADWCNSARGFMFALGCIQSLSCHTDRCPTGVTSQDPVRNRALYVPDKSERVYNYHHSTLHALTELLAAAGLEHTQDLRPIHFSQRTSTTDVRSFAQLYPALRPGELLEGTQDPRFREAWAMARADSFQPAG; the protein is encoded by the coding sequence ATGGACACGATGCTGCTTCCGTTCTCGCCGCGCTTCATCGTGCTGACGATCTGCGCCGTCGTCACCGCGCTGCTGCTGCTGGTCGGGATTTTCGATCACAAGGTCTTCAAGATCGTCCTGATCCCGCTGGTCATCTTCGGCGCGCTGACATTGCTCGGTATCCGCGACCTCACGCAGAAGAGCCACGCAGTGCTGCGCAACTACCCGATCTCGGCGCATGTCCGCTTCCTGCTCGAGGAAATCCGCCCCGAGATGCGGCAGTATTTCTTCGAGAGCGAGAAGGACGGCATGCCGTTCTCGCGCGACACCCGCGCGGTGGTCTATCAGCGCGCCAAGATGGTGCTCGACAAGCGGCCGTTCGGCACCCAGGAGGACGTCTACCGCGAGGGCTATGAGTGGATGCACCACTCGGTGGCGCCGAAGCCGAAAGCCGACGAGAAATTCCGCATCACCATCGGCGGCCCCGATTGCACCAGGCCGTATTCGGCCTCGGTCTTCAACATCTCGGCGATGAGTTTTGGCGCGTTGAGCCCGAACGCGGTGCGGGCCCTGAACGCCGGCGCCAAGAAGGGCGGCTTCGCCCATGACACCGGCGAGGGCGGCGTCAGTCCGTATCACCGCGAGATGGGCGGCGACATCATCTGGGAGATCGGCTCGGGCTATTTCGGTTGTCGCAACCGCGACGGCACCTTCAATCCGGACGAGTTCGCGCGGGTCTCGAGCGACGACCAGATCAAGATGGTTGAGCTCAAGATCAGCCAGGGCGCCAAGCCCGGCCATGGCGGCGTGCTGCCGGCCGCCAAGGTCTCCGAGGAGATCTCCAAGATCCGCGGCGTGCCGCTCGGCGAGGACTGCATCTCGCCGGCCTATCACAAGGCATTCTCGACACCGATCCAGATGATGGAATTCGTCGCCAACATGCGGAAGCTGTCCGGCGGCAAGCCGGCCGGCTTCAAGATGTGCATCGGCCATCCCTGGGAATTCCTGGCGATCTGCAAGGCGATGAAGGAGAGCGGGCTGTATCCCGATTTCATCGTGGTCGACGGCAACGAAGGCGGCACTGGCGCGGCGCCACTGGAGTTCATGGACCATTTGGGCATGCCGATGCGCGAGGGCGTCAATTTCGTCCACAACGCGCTGGTCGGTATCGGCGCGCGCGACCGGATCAAGATCGGCGCCTCCGGCAAGATCGCGACCGCCTTCGACATGGCGCGCGCGATGGCGATCGGGGCCGACTGGTGCAATTCGGCGCGCGGCTTCATGTTCGCGCTGGGCTGCATCCAGTCCCTGAGTTGCCACACCGATCGTTGCCCGACCGGCGTGACCTCGCAAGATCCGGTTCGCAACCGCGCGCTCTACGTGCCGGACAAGAGCGAGCGGGTGTACAATTATCACCACTCGACCCTGCACGCACTGACCGAGCTGCTCGCGGCCGCCGGCCTCGAGCATACCCAGGATCTGCGCCCGATCCACTTCTCGCAGCGGACTTCGACCACCGACGTCCGCTCCTTCGCGCAACTCTACCCGGCGCTGCGCCCGGGCGAGTTGCTCGAAGGCACGCAGGATCCGCGCTTCCGCGAAGCCTGGGCGATGGCGCGCGCGGATTCGTTCCAGCCGGCGGGGTAG
- a CDS encoding patatin-like phospholipase family protein: MSITNPDAPKTAFVFAGGGSFGAVQVGMLQALAAHGVVADMVVGSSVGALNGAFYAGDPTVSGVARLADIWRHLTRQDVFPVTWRTLVSFLWRRDFLISHEGIRRLIDDYIPFRNLEDARMPIHIVTTDIISGDSVVLSEGSAAEAIVASTAIPGAFTPVHYRDRFLADGAISSNTPVRVAVKHGAKRLIVLPTGHACANQAPPVGALANALHALTLLIARQLVNELENIGPDVEYFVVPPLCPLVGSPYDFTRTADHIARARDTTNEWLASDGLKPGHIPHELQPHDH, translated from the coding sequence TTGTCCATCACCAATCCGGATGCGCCGAAGACTGCGTTTGTATTCGCCGGCGGCGGCAGCTTTGGCGCGGTGCAGGTCGGCATGCTGCAGGCGCTGGCCGCACACGGCGTCGTTGCCGACATGGTGGTCGGCTCCAGCGTCGGCGCCCTGAACGGCGCATTCTATGCCGGTGATCCCACCGTCTCGGGCGTCGCTCGGTTGGCCGACATCTGGCGCCATTTGACCCGGCAGGATGTGTTTCCGGTGACCTGGCGGACGCTGGTGAGCTTCCTGTGGCGGCGCGACTTCCTGATCTCGCATGAAGGCATCCGCCGTCTGATCGACGACTACATCCCGTTCCGCAATCTCGAGGACGCCCGGATGCCGATCCACATCGTCACCACCGACATCATCAGCGGCGACAGCGTGGTGCTGTCGGAAGGCTCGGCGGCGGAAGCGATCGTGGCCTCGACCGCGATCCCCGGGGCGTTCACGCCGGTGCACTACCGCGATCGTTTCCTGGCCGATGGGGCGATCTCCAGCAACACACCGGTCCGCGTCGCCGTGAAGCATGGGGCGAAACGCCTGATCGTGCTGCCGACTGGACACGCCTGCGCCAATCAGGCGCCGCCGGTCGGTGCGCTTGCCAACGCGCTGCATGCGCTGACGCTGCTGATCGCGCGGCAACTCGTCAACGAGCTCGAGAATATCGGCCCCGACGTCGAGTATTTCGTGGTGCCGCCGCTCTGTCCGCTGGTCGGCTCGCCCTACGATTTCACCCGGACTGCGGACCATATCGCACGCGCGCGCGATACCACCAACGAATGGCTCGCGAGCGACGGCCTGAAGCCGGGCCACATCCCGCACGAATTGCAGCCGCACGACCATTGA
- a CDS encoding ferredoxin--NADP reductase produces the protein MSAFYREKVLSVQHWTDTLFSFRATRDSGFRFQNGQFAMIGLEVDGRPLLRAYSMASANHEEELEFFSIKVQDGPLTSKLQKIREGDTILVGRKATGTLITDNLIPGKRLMLLSTGTGLAPFASLIKDPEVYDRYDQILLVHGCRQVSELAYGEELVAKLRDDELFGPMLSEKLSYYPTVTREPFRNRGRITDLITSNQLFTDLHQGPLDIETDRIMMCGSPAMLEELKQLFETRGFKEGSGNTPGHFVIEKAFVER, from the coding sequence ATGAGCGCGTTCTATCGAGAGAAGGTTCTTTCCGTTCAGCACTGGACCGATACGCTTTTCAGCTTCCGAGCCACCCGCGATTCCGGTTTCCGCTTCCAGAATGGCCAGTTCGCCATGATCGGACTCGAGGTCGATGGCCGGCCGCTGCTGCGCGCCTATTCGATGGCGAGCGCCAATCACGAGGAAGAGCTCGAGTTCTTCTCGATCAAGGTGCAGGACGGCCCGCTCACCTCCAAGCTCCAGAAGATCCGCGAGGGCGACACCATCCTGGTCGGCCGCAAGGCGACCGGTACGCTGATCACCGACAACCTGATTCCCGGCAAGCGGCTGATGCTGCTGTCGACCGGCACCGGCCTTGCGCCGTTCGCGAGCCTGATCAAGGACCCCGAGGTCTATGATCGCTACGACCAGATCCTCCTGGTGCATGGCTGCCGCCAGGTCTCCGAGCTCGCCTATGGCGAGGAGCTGGTCGCCAAGCTGCGCGACGACGAACTGTTCGGGCCCATGCTGTCCGAGAAGCTGTCCTACTATCCGACCGTGACGCGCGAGCCGTTCCGTAACCGCGGCCGCATCACCGACCTGATCACCTCCAACCAGCTGTTCACCGACCTGCATCAAGGGCCGCTCGACATCGAGACCGACCGCATCATGATGTGCGGCAGCCCCGCGATGCTGGAAGAGTTGAAGCAGCTGTTCGAGACCCGTGGCTTCAAGGAGGGCAGCGGCAACACGCCCGGTCACTTCGTGATCGAGAAGGCGTTCGTCGAGCGTTAA
- a CDS encoding RimK family alpha-L-glutamate ligase, which translates to MVLISQRIFLETIKKYCLAHDIAIEIRSGGWLLIMTRGNERRLAIGYDIGLNSAVAHQVANDKSACADVLASAGVPALPHTLVLGAKLSKHIPGSDSLDAIQLLLDRHPLGLVVKPNAGTSGELVFRVTTRAQLETAVARILAAHPSLAISPYVEIEDEVRVVLLDGRALIVYGKTRPSVVGDGVHSLRALARAATTEDQFKIITTEHDVAALDAIPPLGERRLLNWRHNLDAGAEPVLLADGAAREACVALAIRAAQAVGIRFASIDVVRADGAWKILEVNAGVKMEALGRRHPELVEAAYGSALDCLFG; encoded by the coding sequence GTGGTTCTGATCAGCCAGCGAATCTTCCTGGAAACCATCAAAAAATATTGCCTCGCGCACGATATCGCGATCGAGATCAGGTCCGGCGGCTGGCTGCTCATCATGACCAGGGGCAACGAGCGACGGCTCGCGATCGGTTACGACATCGGGCTGAACAGCGCGGTCGCGCATCAGGTTGCCAATGACAAATCGGCCTGCGCTGACGTGCTGGCGTCGGCGGGCGTCCCCGCCCTTCCGCACACGCTGGTTCTCGGCGCAAAGCTCAGCAAGCACATCCCGGGATCGGACTCGCTGGACGCGATACAGCTTCTGCTGGACAGGCATCCGCTCGGGCTCGTCGTCAAACCCAATGCGGGGACATCAGGCGAGCTGGTGTTTCGGGTGACGACCCGGGCGCAACTTGAGACGGCGGTGGCGCGCATCCTCGCCGCGCATCCGAGCCTTGCGATCTCGCCCTATGTCGAGATCGAGGACGAGGTGCGCGTCGTGCTGCTCGATGGGCGCGCGCTGATTGTCTACGGCAAGACCCGCCCGTCGGTGGTCGGCGACGGCGTCCATTCATTGCGCGCGCTGGCGCGGGCGGCGACGACCGAAGATCAATTCAAGATCATCACCACGGAACACGACGTCGCCGCGCTCGACGCCATTCCGCCGCTTGGTGAGCGGCGGCTGTTGAACTGGCGGCACAACCTCGATGCCGGCGCAGAGCCGGTGCTGCTTGCAGATGGCGCGGCACGCGAGGCCTGCGTCGCACTGGCCATCAGGGCTGCACAAGCCGTCGGCATTCGCTTCGCTTCCATCGACGTGGTGCGCGCCGACGGTGCGTGGAAAATCCTCGAAGTGAACGCCGGCGTGAAGATGGAAGCGCTGGGCCGCCGCCATCCGGAATTGGTCGAGGCAGCCTATGGCTCCGCCCTCGACTGCCTGTTCGGCTGA
- a CDS encoding EAL domain-containing protein gives MFKVYNCIATEHDLWLVGLAAVVCSLASYAAINLLRHARSSVGQMRGVWIVVSAVSTGFGIWATHFIAMLAFAPGLPSGYNIKLTFLSLVAAIVLTGVGLAVAMRPGWRFGPALGGAIVAGGIAAMHYTGMAAFEVAGVILWDPALVVASIVIGTVIGAAALPAGLHDRSLKWKVLGALLLTLAICSHHFTAMGAVSIIPDPTIVVPRSALPAEWLAGAVGVASFVIILLALTGSALDLRERRRMEIEADRMRGLANGAVEGLLVCDGDIIVTVNDSFVHLAGSSSEQLVGGRLATCFPDQIALARIAADPHKPIETNLHHADGSVIPVELIRRSLDFAGRPHQVIAVRDLRARREAERHIRYLAHHDALTSLPNRSHFNTRMDQEVGNALAKGDKLAVLCLDLDRFKEVNDLFGHAAGDKVLQAVASRVTAVLGERHMMARLGGDEFAILVPQLASPSAVSHLAESILDALRRKDIMPEVESISSSVGIAICPDDGSERETLLVHADTALYRAKTEGRSTYRFFEAKMGSDVRERRMIEHDLRHAISRDELWLVYQPQKDIRTGVVTGFEALLRWKHPTRGVISPAVFIPIAEESGSILEIGDWVLRKACQEAVNWTQPLTVAVNVSGAQLYNANFVQDVHKVLLETGLSPRRLEIEITETALVRDFNRALATLRRIKGFGVRIAMDDFGTGYSSLSNLRAFPFDKIKIDGSFIKSVDTNEQAATIVRAVLGIGRGLGLPVLAEGVESDEELRFLRDEFCDEMQGYLLGAPARIETFRELTHSGDEAPREDKAAVRELARTA, from the coding sequence ATGTTCAAGGTCTATAATTGCATCGCGACCGAGCATGATTTGTGGCTCGTTGGGCTGGCCGCCGTCGTCTGTAGCCTTGCCTCCTATGCCGCCATCAACCTGCTGCGCCACGCACGGAGTTCGGTCGGTCAGATGCGCGGTGTCTGGATCGTGGTGTCGGCGGTGTCCACCGGCTTCGGCATCTGGGCGACGCATTTCATCGCGATGCTCGCCTTCGCACCGGGACTTCCGAGCGGCTACAATATCAAGCTGACCTTCCTGTCGCTGGTTGCGGCCATCGTGCTGACCGGTGTGGGACTGGCGGTTGCGATGCGTCCGGGCTGGCGCTTCGGGCCGGCACTGGGCGGGGCGATCGTCGCCGGCGGCATCGCCGCGATGCATTACACCGGCATGGCCGCGTTTGAGGTCGCCGGAGTGATCCTTTGGGACCCCGCGCTCGTTGTGGCCTCGATCGTGATCGGTACGGTGATCGGCGCGGCCGCGCTGCCCGCGGGTCTCCATGACCGGTCCCTGAAGTGGAAGGTGTTGGGTGCGCTGCTGCTGACGCTGGCGATCTGCAGCCATCACTTCACGGCGATGGGCGCGGTATCGATCATCCCCGACCCGACGATCGTGGTGCCGCGTTCGGCGCTGCCGGCCGAATGGCTTGCCGGCGCCGTGGGCGTCGCGAGCTTCGTCATCATCCTGCTTGCGTTGACCGGCAGCGCGCTCGACCTGCGCGAACGCCGCCGGATGGAGATCGAGGCCGACCGCATGCGCGGTCTCGCCAACGGCGCGGTCGAGGGGCTGCTGGTCTGCGACGGCGACATCATCGTGACCGTCAATGACAGCTTCGTGCATCTCGCCGGCTCCTCGTCAGAGCAACTCGTCGGCGGCCGCCTCGCAACCTGTTTTCCGGACCAGATCGCGCTCGCCAGGATCGCGGCCGATCCGCACAAGCCGATCGAGACCAATTTGCATCACGCCGACGGTTCGGTGATCCCGGTCGAACTGATCCGGCGATCGCTGGATTTTGCCGGCCGGCCGCATCAGGTCATCGCGGTTCGCGATCTGCGCGCGCGCCGCGAGGCCGAGCGGCACATTCGCTATCTGGCGCACCATGACGCGCTGACGTCGCTGCCAAACCGCAGCCATTTCAACACGCGGATGGATCAGGAGGTCGGCAACGCGCTGGCCAAGGGCGACAAGCTGGCGGTGCTCTGTCTCGACCTCGACCGCTTCAAGGAGGTCAACGACCTGTTCGGTCATGCCGCGGGCGACAAGGTGCTGCAGGCCGTCGCCTCGCGCGTCACCGCAGTGCTCGGCGAGCGGCATATGATGGCCCGGTTGGGCGGCGACGAGTTCGCCATCCTGGTGCCGCAGCTTGCCAGCCCCTCGGCGGTCAGCCATCTGGCCGAATCGATCCTCGATGCGTTGCGCCGCAAGGACATCATGCCCGAGGTCGAAAGTATTTCCAGCAGCGTCGGCATCGCGATCTGCCCGGATGACGGGTCCGAGCGCGAGACCCTGCTGGTGCATGCCGACACCGCGCTCTATCGCGCCAAGACCGAGGGCCGCTCCACCTACCGCTTCTTCGAGGCGAAGATGGGCTCCGACGTCCGCGAGCGGCGCATGATCGAGCACGATCTGCGGCATGCGATCTCGCGTGACGAGTTGTGGCTGGTCTACCAGCCGCAGAAGGACATTCGCACCGGGGTCGTGACCGGCTTCGAGGCGCTGTTGCGCTGGAAGCACCCGACGCGCGGCGTGATCTCGCCCGCGGTCTTCATTCCGATCGCCGAGGAGTCCGGCTCAATCCTGGAGATCGGCGATTGGGTGCTGAGAAAGGCGTGCCAGGAGGCGGTGAACTGGACGCAACCGCTGACGGTGGCCGTCAACGTCTCGGGTGCCCAGCTCTACAACGCCAATTTCGTGCAGGACGTGCACAAGGTATTGCTGGAGACCGGGCTGTCGCCGCGCCGGCTCGAAATCGAAATCACCGAGACGGCGCTGGTCCGCGATTTCAATCGCGCGCTGGCGACGCTGCGGCGGATCAAGGGATTCGGCGTTCGCATCGCCATGGACGATTTCGGCACCGGCTATTCGTCGCTGTCGAACCTGCGCGCATTCCCGTTCGACAAGATCAAGATCGACGGCTCGTTCATCAAATCGGTCGATACCAATGAACAGGCTGCCACGATCGTGCGCGCCGTGCTCGGCATCGGTCGCGGGCTCGGCCTGCCGGTGCTTGCCGAAGGCGTCGAGTCGGATGAAGAGCTGCGTTTCCTGCGTGACGAGTTCTGCGACGAGATGCAGGGCTATCTGCTCGGCGCGCCAGCCAGGATCGAGACGTTCCGCGAACTGACTCACAGTGGCGACGAAGCGCCAAGGGAGGACAAGGCTGCCGTCCGGGAATTGGCGCGGACCGCCTGA
- a CDS encoding amino acid ABC transporter substrate-binding protein, with the protein MHPARWRPILAEGLVLAACLLAAPALAQTAGGEGLSPTLANIKATHSVRLGYRESSPPFSFLDHSNRPIGYSLELCDAIVDEIGAEVDDANLKIDYVKVTSDDRIPAVVDKKIDLECGSTTANAERGKQVAFSPLMFVAGTKLMVPKASSVNQVGDLKGKTVVVTKGTTNEQAMHNVDAKQSLGLNIVTSGDHEQSYQMLVDGKADAFATDDILLYGLIARHKSQDKFRVTGDYLSYDPYGIMYRKGEPQMKEVVERAFRKLASNRDIIPLYNKWFVARLPTGEKLNVALSPQLEEAFKVLDESN; encoded by the coding sequence ATGCATCCTGCCCGCTGGAGGCCGATCCTGGCTGAAGGGCTGGTGCTGGCAGCATGTCTGCTGGCAGCACCGGCCCTCGCACAGACGGCCGGCGGCGAGGGGCTCAGCCCCACGCTCGCCAACATCAAGGCCACGCATAGTGTGCGGCTCGGCTATCGCGAGAGTTCGCCGCCGTTCTCGTTCCTCGACCATTCCAATCGGCCGATCGGCTACAGCCTCGAGCTGTGCGACGCGATCGTGGACGAGATCGGGGCAGAGGTCGACGACGCCAACCTCAAGATCGACTACGTCAAGGTCACCTCGGACGATCGCATTCCGGCGGTCGTCGACAAGAAGATCGATCTCGAATGCGGATCGACCACGGCGAATGCGGAGCGCGGCAAGCAGGTCGCGTTCTCGCCACTGATGTTCGTGGCCGGCACCAAGCTGATGGTCCCGAAGGCTTCTAGCGTCAATCAGGTCGGCGATCTCAAGGGCAAGACCGTGGTGGTGACCAAAGGCACCACCAATGAGCAGGCGATGCACAATGTTGATGCCAAGCAATCGCTCGGGCTCAACATCGTCACATCGGGCGACCACGAGCAGTCCTACCAGATGCTGGTGGACGGCAAGGCCGATGCGTTCGCGACCGACGACATCCTGCTCTACGGCCTGATCGCGCGGCACAAGTCGCAGGACAAATTCCGCGTTACCGGCGACTACCTGTCCTACGATCCCTACGGCATCATGTACCGCAAGGGTGAGCCGCAGATGAAGGAAGTGGTCGAGCGCGCATTCCGCAAGCTCGCCTCGAACCGCGACATCATCCCGCTCTACAACAAATGGTTCGTCGCCCGCCTGCCGACCGGCGAGAAGCTCAACGTCGCGCTGTCTCCGCAGCTCGAAGAGGCCTTCAAGGTGCTCGACGAGAGCAATTGA
- a CDS encoding dicarboxylate/amino acid:cation symporter, with protein MSNRFTQYILIAMVLGIAMGTIVFNYFPDSRAEIAADVNLIAMLFLRLIKMIIAPLVFATLVGGIAHMGSGAKLGRIFAKTMGWFVSASFISLLLGLVMVNLLQPGANFPGTLPDKAQSTGLPVSAFSVEKFLTHLIPTSIADAMAQNEILQIVVFAVFFAVALGAMPERSKPIMSLIDDLAHIMLKVTGYVMLFAPIAVWAAIMATVSKNGLGVLWKLIVFMGGFYLSLLLLWGILVMVGFIVIGPRYSHLLRLIREPLMIAFSTASSEAAYPKTLEGLNKFGASSRISAFVLPLGYSFNLDGTMMYCTFASIFIAQSYHIEMSLGTQFAMLATLMITSKGVAGVPRASLVVIASTLSQFNIPEAGLLMIMGIDTFLDMGRSATNVIGNSLATAVVAKWEGELKAEHELGPDDAVPSDAVAGDAVPAH; from the coding sequence ATGTCGAACAGGTTTACGCAGTACATCCTGATTGCGATGGTCCTTGGCATCGCGATGGGGACGATTGTCTTCAACTATTTTCCTGACAGCCGTGCCGAAATCGCAGCAGACGTCAACCTGATCGCCATGCTGTTCCTGCGCCTGATCAAGATGATCATCGCGCCCCTGGTGTTCGCAACCCTCGTCGGCGGCATCGCGCATATGGGCAGCGGCGCCAAGCTCGGGCGCATCTTCGCCAAGACCATGGGCTGGTTCGTCTCCGCCTCCTTCATCTCGCTGCTGCTCGGCCTCGTGATGGTCAATCTGCTGCAGCCCGGCGCCAACTTCCCCGGCACGCTGCCCGACAAGGCCCAATCCACCGGCCTGCCGGTGTCGGCGTTCTCGGTCGAGAAATTCCTGACCCATCTGATCCCGACCTCGATCGCCGACGCGATGGCGCAGAACGAGATCCTGCAAATCGTGGTGTTCGCGGTGTTCTTCGCGGTCGCGCTCGGCGCCATGCCCGAGCGGTCGAAGCCGATCATGAGCCTGATCGACGACCTCGCGCACATCATGCTCAAGGTCACCGGCTACGTGATGCTGTTCGCGCCGATCGCGGTGTGGGCCGCGATCATGGCGACGGTCTCGAAGAACGGCCTCGGCGTGCTCTGGAAGCTGATCGTGTTCATGGGCGGCTTCTACCTGTCGCTGCTGCTCCTGTGGGGCATCCTGGTGATGGTCGGCTTCATCGTGATCGGGCCACGCTACAGCCATCTGCTGCGGCTGATCCGCGAGCCGCTGATGATCGCGTTCTCGACCGCCTCGTCCGAGGCGGCCTACCCGAAGACGCTGGAGGGGCTGAACAAGTTCGGCGCCTCCTCGCGGATCTCGGCCTTCGTGCTGCCGCTCGGCTATTCCTTCAACCTCGACGGCACGATGATGTACTGCACCTTCGCGAGCATCTTCATCGCGCAGAGCTATCACATCGAGATGTCGCTCGGCACCCAGTTCGCGATGCTGGCGACCCTGATGATCACCTCGAAGGGCGTCGCCGGCGTGCCGCGCGCGTCGCTGGTGGTGATCGCCTCGACGCTGTCGCAGTTCAACATCCCCGAGGCCGGGCTGTTGATGATCATGGGCATCGACACCTTCCTCGACATGGGCCGCAGCGCCACCAACGTGATCGGCAACTCGCTGGCGACCGCGGTGGTCGCGAAGTGGGAGGGCGAGCTGAAGGCCGAGCATGAGCTCGGGCCCGACGACGCCGTGCCGTCCGATGCCGTCGCCGGTGACGCTGTGCCGGCACATTGA
- a CDS encoding NADP-dependent oxidoreductase, with the protein MNDTVNRQILLVEKPTGKLGPEHFRLTKGTVPVPKDGEALLRTRYISLDAANRAWMHGATYRAAVEANTVMAGGSIAEVVSSNDPALKPGDVVFGDTGWQDYAAVPAKHLSKMPKLEPMTHLLSVYGIAGLTAYFGLLHVGKPKEGETVVVSAAAGSVGSIVGQIAKLKGCRVVGIAGGKDKCHWLTSELGFDAAVDYKDGATYKALRAAAPKGIDVYFDNVGGDILEACLSQMNNRGRIACCGAISQYDGVPSAHGPRGVPGLIVVKRLIMQGFIVMDYMDQRDTALADLQSWVSSGKLKVQEDVIDGIENTPQALIGLLAGENRGKRMVKV; encoded by the coding sequence ATGAACGACACCGTCAATCGCCAGATCCTGCTTGTTGAAAAACCGACCGGCAAGCTTGGCCCCGAGCACTTTCGGCTGACCAAGGGCACCGTCCCCGTGCCGAAGGACGGCGAGGCGCTGCTGCGCACGCGCTACATCTCGCTCGATGCCGCCAACCGCGCCTGGATGCACGGCGCCACCTACCGCGCCGCGGTGGAAGCCAACACCGTGATGGCCGGCGGCAGCATCGCAGAGGTGGTGTCGTCGAATGACCCCGCCCTGAAGCCGGGCGATGTCGTGTTCGGCGACACCGGCTGGCAGGATTACGCCGCGGTGCCTGCCAAGCACCTGTCGAAGATGCCGAAGCTCGAGCCGATGACGCATCTGCTCAGCGTCTACGGCATTGCCGGCCTGACCGCCTATTTCGGCCTGCTCCATGTCGGCAAGCCCAAGGAGGGTGAGACCGTGGTGGTGTCGGCCGCGGCCGGCTCGGTCGGCTCGATCGTCGGCCAGATCGCCAAGCTCAAGGGCTGCCGCGTGGTCGGCATCGCCGGCGGCAAGGACAAGTGTCACTGGCTGACATCGGAGCTCGGCTTCGACGCCGCGGTCGACTACAAGGACGGCGCCACCTACAAGGCGCTGCGCGCCGCGGCGCCCAAGGGCATCGACGTCTATTTCGACAATGTCGGCGGCGACATCCTGGAAGCCTGCCTGTCGCAGATGAACAACCGCGGCCGAATCGCCTGCTGCGGCGCGATCTCACAGTATGACGGCGTGCCGTCGGCGCATGGCCCGCGCGGCGTGCCCGGCCTGATCGTGGTGAAGCGGCTGATCATGCAGGGCTTCATCGTGATGGACTACATGGACCAGCGCGACACGGCGCTCGCCGACCTGCAATCCTGGGTCTCCTCCGGCAAGCTCAAGGTGCAGGAGGACGTCATCGACGGCATCGAGAACACGCCGCAGGCGCTGATCGGGCTGCTCGCCGGCGAGAACCGCGGCAAGCGCATGGTGAAGGTGTAG